ATCATCGGCCTCTATGACGCGGGCGGCGCCCGCATCCAGGAGGGCGTCGCGGCGCTCGCGGGCTATTCCTACGTCTTCCGCCGCAACGTGCTCGCCTCGGGCGTGATCCCGCAGATCTCGGTGATCATGGGCCCCTGCGCCGGCGGCGACGTCTATTCGCCGGCGATGACCGACTTCATCTTCATGGTGAAGAACACCAGCTACATGTTCGTCACCGGCCCGGACGTGGTGAAGACCGTCACCAACGAGGTGGTCACCGCCGAAGAGCTCGGCGGCGCCTCGGTGCATGCGACGCGCTCCTCGATCGCGGATGGCGCGTTCGAGAACGACGTCGACGCGCTGCTCCAGATGCGCCGGCTGATCGACTTCCTGCCGTCCAACAACACCGACGGCGTGCCGGAATGGCCGAGCTTCGATTCCATCGAGCGTATCGACGAGTCGCTGGATACGCTGATCCCCGACAATCCGAACAAGCCCTACGACATGAAGGAGCTGATCCTGAAGGTCGTCGACGAGGGCGACTTCTTCGAGATATCGGAGGCCTTCGCCAAGAACATCGTCACGGGATTCGGCCGCATCGCAGGCCGCACCGTCGGCTTCGTCGCCAACCAGCCGATGGTGCTCGCGGGCGTGCTCGATAGTGACGCATCGCGCAAGGCCGCACGCTTCGTCCGCTTCTGCGATGCCTTCAACATCCCGATCGTCACCTTCGTCGACGTGCCGGGCTTTTTGCCGGGCACCGCGCAGGAATATGGCGGCCTGATCAAGCACGGCGCAAAACTGCTGTTCGCCTACTCGCAGTGCACGGTGCCGCTGGTCACGATCATCACCCGCAAGGCCTATGGCGGCGCCTTCGACGTCATGGCCTCCAAGGAGATCGGCGCCGACATGAACTACGCCTGGCCGACCGCACAGATCGCGGTGATGGGTGCCAAGGGCGCGGTGGAGATCATCTTCCGCTCCGACATCGGCGACCCCGACAAGATCGCGGCGCGCACCAAGGAATACGAAGACCGCTTCCTGTCCCCCTTCATCGCCGCCGAGCGCGGCTACATCGACGACGTCATCATGCCCCACTCGACGAGGCGCCGCATCGCAAGGGCGCTGGCGATGCTGAAGGACAAGAAGACGGAAATGCCCGCGAAGAAGCACGACAATTTGCCGTTGTGAGGACTAGTAGCCCGGATGAGCGTAGCGATATCCGGGTTTTCGCGAGAGGTCCCGCATGTCGCTTCGCTCATGCGGGCTACTGGTTCCGTTTCTGACTTGGCATCCTCGATCGGTGTCCAATGACCGAAGACGATCCGATTGACGAGATTTCCGAGATCGAAGCGCGGATCGAGACGCTGGCGGAGATTGCTGAGCGATGCCGGAAGTTCATTCTGGCTTCCAAGATCGCGATCGGTGGCGGCGCCGCGTTGCTGTTGATCACGATCCTCGGCCTGCTCGGAGCCGGTCAGGTCGCGGTGCTCGGATCGATCGCCTTGGTGCTCGGCGGGATCGTGTCGCTCGGCTCGAACATCAGCACCTTGCGGCAGACCGAGGCCGCGATCAGTGCGGCGGAGATGCGCCGCCTGGCGCTGATCGGCAGGATCGATCTTCGTCTCGTGGCCGATACGCCGATGAAGCTGATGTAACGCCGCTTGCAATCGCCTGCCGCAGGCCTACCATGACGAGCGTTGGTACCTTGAAGGAGCGCAGCCATGGAACTCACCGTGGTGCCCATCGTCAAGCCGGACGCAACCAACTTCATCTTCGGCCAGTCGCATTTCATCAAGACCGTGGAAGACCTCCATGAGGCGCTGGTCGGCGCGGTGCCGGGCATCCGCTTCGGGCTCGCTTTCTGCGAAGCCTCCGGCAAGCGGCTGGTGCGCTGGTCGGGGAACGACGAACCTGCGCTCACCCTCGCGCGCGACAACGCATTGACCATCGGCGCCGGACACACTTTCCTGATCTTCCTGGGTGACGGATTCTTTCCCGTCAACGTGCTGGCTGCGGTGCGCGCGGTGCCGGAGGTCTGCCGCATCTTTTGTGCGACCGCCAATGCGACACAGGTGATCATCGCGCAAACGGACCTCGGCCGCGGCGTGCTCGGCGTGGTGGATGGTGCCTCGCCGCTGGGTATCGAAGCCGACGCGGACATTGCGTGGCGGAAAGACCTGCTGCGAAAGATCGGCTACAAGCTGTAGCGATTGGATGTCGGCATTGGCCGGATCCACGCGTTGCGCTCAAGCAGTCGACGGCAATTTGCGTATCTCGTGGAGAGCGCACGATCATGAAGGCCTTGCTGCACCTGTTTGCCATGGTTGTCGCGGCGTGGGAGGCGGCCGCCCAGGATGCACCACAGGACGACCAATGCGTCCGTGAACGCGCCGCCATGGTCGAAACCATCCGAGCCTACGCCCGGTCCGCCGGAAGTAGCTTGGGACAGCAAGGCCTCTCGGAGAGGGTGCTCGAGGCCCTGGCGCAAACGAAACGCCACCGGTTCATCCCCGAGCGATCCTGCGCGATCGCATACGCCGACACACCGATACCGATCGGCCTCGGCCAGACCATATCGCAGCCGTACATCGTGGCCTTGATGACAGAGTTGGCCGAGGTCGCGCCCGATCACGTTGTGCTCGAAGTCGGTACGGGTTCGGGCTACCAGGCCGCCATCCTTGCGCACCTGGCGCGAAAGGTCTGCACCATCGAGATCATCCCGCAATTGGCCGAGACCGCCACCAAGACGCTGAGAGATCTCGCGTATGACAATGTGAGCGTCAGGCT
The DNA window shown above is from Bradyrhizobium sp. CB1650 and carries:
- a CDS encoding acyl-CoA carboxylase subunit beta, producing MKHILDALEERRAGAKLGGGEKRIEAQHARGKLTARERIELLLDKGSFEEFDMFVEHRSTEFGMEKTKVPGDGVVTGWGTINGRKTFVFAKDFTVFGGSLSETHALKITKLQDMAMKARAPIIGLYDAGGARIQEGVAALAGYSYVFRRNVLASGVIPQISVIMGPCAGGDVYSPAMTDFIFMVKNTSYMFVTGPDVVKTVTNEVVTAEELGGASVHATRSSIADGAFENDVDALLQMRRLIDFLPSNNTDGVPEWPSFDSIERIDESLDTLIPDNPNKPYDMKELILKVVDEGDFFEISEAFAKNIVTGFGRIAGRTVGFVANQPMVLAGVLDSDASRKAARFVRFCDAFNIPIVTFVDVPGFLPGTAQEYGGLIKHGAKLLFAYSQCTVPLVTIITRKAYGGAFDVMASKEIGADMNYAWPTAQIAVMGAKGAVEIIFRSDIGDPDKIAARTKEYEDRFLSPFIAAERGYIDDVIMPHSTRRRIARALAMLKDKKTEMPAKKHDNLPL
- a CDS encoding adenosine-specific kinase; its protein translation is MELTVVPIVKPDATNFIFGQSHFIKTVEDLHEALVGAVPGIRFGLAFCEASGKRLVRWSGNDEPALTLARDNALTIGAGHTFLIFLGDGFFPVNVLAAVRAVPEVCRIFCATANATQVIIAQTDLGRGVLGVVDGASPLGIEADADIAWRKDLLRKIGYKL
- a CDS encoding protein-L-isoaspartate(D-aspartate) O-methyltransferase: MKALLHLFAMVVAAWEAAAQDAPQDDQCVRERAAMVETIRAYARSAGSSLGQQGLSERVLEALAQTKRHRFIPERSCAIAYADTPIPIGLGQTISQPYIVALMTELAEVAPDHVVLEVGTGSGYQAAILAHLARKVCTIEIIPQLAETATKTLRDLAYDNVSVRLGDGYNGWAECGPFDAIIVTAALGHAPPPLIEQLKVGGRLVMPVGAGYTTQQLTVVEKIAPGKTTTRGVALVRFVPFTRSQN